The nucleotide sequence ATACCCAGCCACCGAGGTTTGCAGGGTGTCGTTGATCGGATCGGTCCATCGGGCGTCGATGCGGTCAACGCCGAACGCGGCTCCGAAAACCGACCCGGCCGTCGCGCCGTTGCAGTCCGTGTCCAACGCCGCCTGAACCGCG is from Phycisphaerae bacterium and encodes:
- a CDS encoding ADP-ribosylglycohydrolase family protein, which codes for AVQAALDTDCNGATAGSVFGAAFGVDRIDARWTDPINDTLQTSVAGYPSVRISALADETLELAERIKTI